A portion of the Paenibacillus sp. PvR098 genome contains these proteins:
- a CDS encoding trypsin-like peptidase domain-containing protein encodes MSLFDDDDFYSTKMSHKEALRLSAGRLPTRWPWLLPATVGAVVLAVLFLFFGGGSSDDMAQPQALAAFAPAPGMADVEDQSDREMSDTVVGAAERISPTVVSIFGTRREGDKERGGSMGLGSGVIFDRAGDKVRIVTNNHVVDGFTKLDIMTITGEKREAALVGSDQITDLAVLEIDGSGIKQVAEFGDSDALRAGETAIAVGNPLGLGYAPTVTKGIISWPKRTIPVSLGREGEFDWEMEVIQTDAAINQGNSGGALVNLAGKVVGINTMKVADMGVEGLGFAIPINQAKTVIQALVTDQKVKRPYIGVVTQDLHLFAEADNLKIPSDIKRGVIVLEVIGPAKEAGLRSGDVIVELDGKSVEGTLALRKYIYGHKRIGDELNVTFYRGAKKSTLPLKLEELQQER; translated from the coding sequence GTGAGTTTGTTTGACGACGACGATTTCTATTCAACGAAGATGTCACACAAGGAAGCATTGCGTCTCTCCGCGGGTCGTTTGCCCACGCGATGGCCTTGGCTGCTCCCTGCTACCGTCGGGGCAGTGGTACTGGCTGTGCTGTTTTTATTTTTTGGCGGCGGATCGTCGGACGATATGGCGCAGCCGCAAGCGTTGGCGGCCTTTGCTCCAGCACCGGGAATGGCCGATGTCGAAGATCAGAGCGACCGGGAAATGAGCGATACTGTTGTAGGCGCGGCGGAGAGGATATCTCCTACCGTAGTGAGTATCTTCGGAACCCGCCGCGAAGGGGACAAGGAACGTGGAGGGTCCATGGGTCTTGGTTCTGGCGTGATTTTTGACCGGGCAGGCGATAAAGTACGCATCGTGACGAACAATCACGTGGTGGATGGATTTACGAAGCTCGATATTATGACCATTACAGGCGAGAAGCGCGAGGCGGCCCTGGTCGGCAGCGATCAGATCACCGACTTGGCGGTCCTGGAGATCGATGGAAGCGGGATTAAGCAGGTGGCGGAGTTCGGCGATTCCGACGCGCTGCGGGCAGGGGAGACGGCCATCGCGGTAGGTAATCCGCTTGGACTCGGCTATGCCCCAACCGTGACGAAGGGCATTATTAGCTGGCCGAAGCGGACGATCCCGGTATCTTTAGGCAGGGAAGGCGAGTTTGATTGGGAGATGGAAGTCATTCAGACGGATGCCGCGATCAATCAAGGCAACAGCGGTGGCGCGCTTGTCAATCTGGCAGGCAAGGTCGTTGGTATTAATACGATGAAGGTTGCCGATATGGGTGTAGAAGGACTCGGCTTTGCCATCCCGATCAATCAGGCGAAAACAGTGATCCAAGCGCTGGTTACGGACCAAAAGGTGAAGCGACCCTACATAGGCGTAGTCACTCAAGATCTCCATTTGTTTGCCGAAGCGGATAACTTGAAAATCCCATCGGATATTAAGCGGGGCGTCATCGTATTGGAGGTCATCGGACCGGCCAAGGAAGCGGGACTCAGAAGCGGTGACGTGATTGTAGAGCTCGACGGTAAATCGGTAGAGGGAACGCTGGCCCTGCGCAAATACATTTATGGTCATAAGCGGATAGGCGATGAGTTGAATGTGACCTTCTACCGGGGGGCTAAGAAGAGCACGCTGCCGCTGAAGCTGGAAGAATTACAGCAAGAACGATGA
- a CDS encoding MBL fold metallo-hydrolase, with protein sequence MGMRFCMLGSGSTGNAMVVATEEGKVLVDAGLSGKKVEQLLKERGMSPQELDAILVTHEHADHIKGLGAIARKYDLPIYANEKTWEALDKQIGKIAEANKCVMQTGEIREFGSLQVESYGISHDAAEPVGYCFYHEEEKLSLATDLGYMSSKVKEKIQDSDVLILESNHDTEMLRVGRYPWNIKRRILSDVGHLSNEAAGTGLVDVMTSKTKRVYLAHLSRDHNLMDLARLTVNSMVEERLAPDDHRAKLMDTYHDRSTAWDLLNEE encoded by the coding sequence ATGGGAATGCGGTTTTGTATGCTTGGCAGTGGTTCCACGGGGAACGCTATGGTAGTGGCTACAGAGGAAGGCAAGGTGCTGGTTGACGCGGGGCTGAGCGGCAAGAAGGTGGAGCAGCTTCTGAAGGAGCGGGGAATGTCCCCGCAAGAGCTGGATGCCATTCTAGTGACGCACGAGCACGCGGATCATATTAAGGGTCTTGGGGCGATTGCCCGCAAGTACGATTTGCCGATCTATGCCAATGAAAAAACGTGGGAAGCGCTCGATAAGCAGATTGGCAAGATTGCCGAAGCGAACAAATGCGTCATGCAAACAGGGGAAATACGCGAATTCGGTTCGCTGCAGGTTGAATCGTATGGCATTTCGCACGATGCGGCGGAACCGGTAGGCTACTGCTTTTACCATGAGGAAGAAAAGTTGAGCTTAGCAACCGATCTTGGCTACATGAGCTCGAAGGTGAAGGAGAAAATTCAGGATAGCGACGTGCTGATCCTGGAATCCAATCACGATACCGAGATGCTTCGAGTGGGCCGGTATCCTTGGAATATTAAACGGCGCATTTTGAGCGACGTAGGACACTTATCGAACGAAGCGGCAGGCACCGGACTGGTAGATGTGATGACATCGAAAACCAAACGGGTTTATCTCGCTCACTTGAGCCGCGACCACAATCTGATGGATTTGGCCAGGCTAACTGTGAATAGTATGGTAGAGGAGCGGCTCGCACCGGATGATCACCGGGCAAAGCTGATGGATACGTATCACGATCGCTCTACAGCTTGGGATTTGCTCAATGAGGAGTAG
- the yycI gene encoding two-component system regulatory protein YycI gives MDWGRAKTILIMSFLLLNIVLGVQLWSSRADILELEANPSGTAEELQRLVKSKNIQVPADIPKDLPRLKEIVVKFDEKLTPEETIPLRTPFKFDPLINKGSFKDVLGRTGIAHVGAYQFDPMTSLGGTYVFHQLYRSLPMFEVQLELIEHNGQVTSYRQGYVEVQSEDDQKEQKVISPYIALRSMIENYLPPGSVITGVRLGYHGQVYNSQTMYMVPSWRVSLANGEFYFVHAFNGAVEEPQQNNK, from the coding sequence ATGGATTGGGGCCGGGCCAAGACGATATTGATTATGTCCTTTTTGCTGCTCAATATAGTGCTGGGCGTCCAGCTCTGGTCCAGCCGTGCCGACATTCTTGAACTGGAGGCGAACCCGAGCGGAACGGCTGAGGAGCTTCAGCGGCTGGTGAAAAGCAAAAATATTCAAGTGCCAGCAGACATCCCGAAGGATCTGCCGAGGCTTAAGGAAATCGTTGTGAAATTCGACGAAAAGCTGACGCCGGAGGAGACGATTCCGCTTAGAACACCTTTTAAATTTGATCCTCTGATCAATAAGGGATCCTTCAAGGATGTGCTAGGTCGGACCGGGATTGCGCATGTCGGAGCGTACCAGTTCGATCCGATGACAAGCCTTGGGGGGACGTATGTGTTCCACCAGCTGTACCGCTCACTGCCCATGTTCGAGGTCCAGTTGGAGCTGATTGAGCATAACGGGCAGGTGACATCCTATCGGCAGGGCTACGTGGAGGTGCAGTCCGAAGATGACCAGAAGGAGCAAAAGGTCATTTCGCCCTATATAGCACTTCGCAGCATGATTGAGAATTATTTGCCGCCTGGTTCGGTCATTACGGGCGTGAGGCTGGGGTATCATGGGCAGGTGTACAATTCACAGACGATGTACATGGTACCGTCTTGGCGTGTGTCGCTCGCTAACGGGGAATTTTATTTTGTTCATGCGTTTAACGGTGCGGTGGAGGAGCCACAGCAAAACAATAAGTAA
- the yycH gene encoding two-component system activity regulator YycH — MIEQMKTAALTLLIMMSLLQSYLLAYSYPKFDPLTPPDEYVKTDMLGDQVSMEEMLFSDQLVLHLGNGQHTVLHPNTQQYNDVLDNVKQRFLEGFRKTNVIQLGINWDEVSSKHQGVEIRFRDGLPMTVLQRVMQLKGDLIGESDLITRIWIFAKDANEVSTILFTDTPNTLYEVTRADFTVKDIERFVTVAPNFIPYRKVAAGDYYLPTQPLPMIGYQMGFTQFTVDQLKRTFFVDPTVTRNLTERDGSEIYTDGKRGLQLKNEQHWMTYSDPVAPAESRMDILDNLLAAVQFINQHGGWNGTYAVQKVPQQLITSNQPFIFRQYYESYPIISMGNKNIGFMKISLQKGIVASYERSIMTPDPEGVTRKEAQLAGGEDLVQKLAKFTADKQVYSLFPAYRPVVGEQTIELVPAWAVELRDGTYEFLE; from the coding sequence ATGATAGAGCAGATGAAGACGGCTGCGCTGACGTTGTTGATCATGATGAGTCTGCTGCAAAGCTATTTACTTGCGTACAGCTACCCGAAATTTGACCCGCTTACTCCTCCGGACGAATATGTGAAGACCGATATGCTGGGCGATCAGGTATCGATGGAGGAAATGTTATTTTCAGACCAACTGGTACTGCACCTTGGCAATGGACAGCATACGGTGCTCCATCCGAATACGCAGCAGTATAACGATGTGTTGGATAATGTAAAGCAGCGTTTTTTAGAGGGGTTCCGTAAGACGAATGTGATACAGCTGGGCATAAACTGGGATGAAGTAAGCAGCAAGCACCAGGGAGTAGAAATCCGTTTTCGCGACGGTCTGCCTATGACTGTCCTTCAACGTGTGATGCAGCTTAAAGGAGATTTGATCGGTGAAAGCGACCTGATTACGCGGATATGGATTTTTGCCAAGGATGCGAACGAGGTTAGCACGATCTTGTTTACCGATACGCCGAACACATTGTATGAGGTGACGAGGGCGGATTTTACGGTGAAGGATATTGAGCGCTTTGTGACTGTCGCCCCTAACTTTATTCCGTACCGCAAGGTGGCCGCCGGTGATTATTATTTGCCGACGCAGCCGCTGCCGATGATAGGCTATCAAATGGGCTTTACTCAATTCACAGTAGATCAGCTGAAGCGCACGTTTTTTGTTGACCCGACGGTTACAAGGAATTTGACGGAGCGGGACGGTTCGGAGATTTATACCGATGGCAAAAGAGGACTGCAGCTCAAAAATGAGCAGCACTGGATGACGTATTCAGACCCCGTAGCGCCTGCGGAGAGCAGAATGGATATTCTTGATAATCTGCTTGCTGCGGTGCAATTCATCAACCAGCATGGGGGATGGAACGGAACGTATGCGGTGCAAAAGGTGCCTCAGCAGCTCATAACAAGCAATCAGCCGTTTATTTTTCGTCAGTATTATGAATCGTATCCGATCATCAGCATGGGCAATAAAAATATCGGTTTTATGAAGATTTCGCTGCAAAAAGGGATTGTAGCGAGCTATGAACGCTCGATCATGACGCCTGATCCGGAGGGGGTCACCCGGAAAGAGGCGCAGCTTGCCGGCGGTGAGGATTTAGTGCAGAAACTTGCGAAGTTCACTGCCGATAAGCAGGTATATTCGCTATTTCCTGCGTATCGACCCGTCGTAGGGGAGCAAACAATAGAGCTGGTTCCGGCGTGGGCCGTGGAGCTTCGTGACGGTACGTATGAGTTTTTAGAATAA
- the walK gene encoding cell wall metabolism sensor histidine kinase WalK codes for MQKGRIRFFQSIQAKLIIIYVLLILIAMQLIGVYFIRTLEGSLKSDFMDNRNKQAQLLAQYAETYLSESQDNKNTETTKRSYADLNEFVNRLFVISNAEIQVIDAGGVVLTTSLMTNQSVVGNKNTQTEVTRALQGIKDNQRMFTDFDGVRKVVIAKPIGSGVRVLGAVYIIASMEEVYDTMNRINRFFISGTLIALALTALLGVILSATITKPIKAITRQATAVAEGRFDFEEQVRVMGQDEIGQLGTTFNIMVERLREALSLNEEEKEKLASILSNMNDGLIATDDHGRVIVINRRAKQILKVNEDTTLGMHLGELLSLTPETAHIKEENGDRLMMLQLYHEPEEEPLFVRVTFTTIYSKGKGAAGTIAVLQDVTEQEKLEQSRREFVANVSHELRTPLTTIKSYLEALEDGAIEEPQLATKFVGVARNETERMIRLVTDLLQLSRLDSKQAIISKETTDVAEMLEEVADRFSFQLEQRSIAVDLEVEPGVGEIMLDRDRIDQVLDNLVSNAIKYTADEGHIRIHATRPAPAVLEISVQDNGIGIPRKDLSRIFERFYRVDKARSRSMGGTGLGLSIAREIVKAHGGTIHLDSELDQGTRVTFTLSYQQEETTG; via the coding sequence ATGCAAAAAGGACGCATCCGTTTTTTTCAATCGATTCAAGCCAAGCTGATAATTATTTACGTGTTGCTGATTCTGATTGCGATGCAGCTCATCGGCGTTTATTTCATTCGAACGCTGGAAGGCTCGCTCAAAAGCGATTTTATGGATAATCGCAATAAGCAGGCGCAGCTGCTCGCTCAGTATGCGGAGACGTATTTAAGTGAAAGCCAAGATAACAAGAACACCGAAACCACGAAGAGATCGTATGCGGACTTGAACGAGTTCGTCAACCGATTGTTTGTCATCAGCAATGCGGAAATTCAGGTGATTGATGCGGGCGGCGTGGTCCTCACCACCTCGTTGATGACGAATCAATCGGTGGTGGGCAACAAAAATACGCAAACCGAGGTCACACGGGCGCTGCAGGGCATTAAGGATAACCAGCGCATGTTTACGGATTTTGACGGAGTGCGTAAGGTGGTCATCGCTAAACCGATCGGATCCGGGGTCAGGGTGCTCGGTGCGGTGTATATCATCGCTTCGATGGAAGAGGTATACGATACGATGAACCGGATCAACCGTTTCTTCATATCGGGTACGCTCATTGCGCTTGCGCTTACGGCGCTGCTTGGTGTCATTTTGTCGGCGACGATTACGAAACCGATTAAGGCGATTACGAGGCAGGCTACGGCGGTTGCGGAGGGGCGGTTTGATTTTGAAGAGCAGGTTCGGGTCATGGGACAAGACGAGATCGGTCAGCTCGGGACCACATTCAATATCATGGTGGAACGGCTTCGGGAAGCCTTATCGCTGAACGAAGAGGAGAAGGAGAAGCTGGCCTCGATATTATCCAACATGAACGACGGATTGATCGCGACGGATGACCATGGGCGTGTGATTGTGATCAACCGAAGAGCCAAGCAAATCTTGAAGGTGAATGAGGATACGACGCTGGGCATGCACCTTGGAGAGTTGCTGAGCCTGACTCCGGAGACAGCTCACATCAAGGAAGAGAACGGTGACCGGTTGATGATGCTGCAGTTATACCATGAACCGGAGGAGGAGCCGCTGTTCGTGCGCGTGACGTTCACCACGATTTACAGTAAAGGAAAAGGCGCAGCCGGAACGATTGCCGTCCTGCAGGATGTAACCGAACAGGAGAAGCTTGAGCAGTCACGCCGGGAGTTCGTGGCAAATGTATCTCACGAGCTAAGAACGCCGCTGACGACGATTAAAAGCTATCTGGAAGCCTTGGAGGACGGAGCGATTGAGGAGCCGCAGTTGGCGACCAAGTTCGTAGGCGTGGCGCGTAACGAGACTGAGCGGATGATTCGGCTCGTAACCGACCTGCTGCAGCTGTCCCGTCTCGATTCGAAACAGGCCATTATCAGCAAGGAAACGACGGATGTGGCTGAAATGCTGGAGGAAGTGGCGGATCGATTTTCTTTTCAGCTGGAGCAGCGGTCGATTGCTGTTGATTTGGAAGTGGAGCCTGGTGTTGGCGAGATTATGCTCGATCGGGATCGCATTGATCAGGTACTGGATAATCTCGTATCGAATGCGATTAAATATACGGCTGACGAAGGGCACATCCGCATTCATGCTACAAGACCGGCTCCGGCAGTACTGGAAATCTCTGTGCAAGATAATGGCATAGGGATACCGCGTAAAGATTTAAGCCGAATTTTTGAGCGTTTTTACCGGGTCGATAAGGCCCGGTCGCGCAGCATGGGTGGTACGGGTCTTGGTTTATCGATTGCCCGGGAAATAGTAAAAGCCCACGGCGGAACGATTCATTTGGATTCGGAGCTCGACCAGGGGACGCGGGTCACGTTCACACTCTCGTACCAACAGGAGGAGACGACCGGATGA
- the yycF gene encoding response regulator YycF has product MAKILVVDDEQPIADILKFNLEKEGHEVICAYDGGAAVELAYAEEPDLILLDLMLPVKDGMDVCREVRVKLNTPIIMLTAKDNEIDKVLGLELGADDYVTKPFGTRELLARVKAHLRRQTKAAVAPAAQSQEEEQPRQGFRILSLFIDTDMYVVYKDGVPLDLTHREFELVQYMAKNSGKVMTREHLLQAVWGFEYFGDVRTVDVTIRRLREKLEDDPSRPEYIITRRGLGYMMRNPKTNAGSY; this is encoded by the coding sequence ATGGCGAAAATTCTCGTTGTAGACGACGAACAACCGATTGCGGATATATTGAAATTTAACTTGGAAAAAGAAGGGCACGAGGTAATCTGCGCTTATGATGGCGGAGCGGCAGTCGAATTGGCTTATGCTGAGGAACCGGATTTAATCCTGCTGGATCTGATGCTGCCGGTGAAGGACGGCATGGACGTGTGCCGTGAGGTAAGGGTAAAGCTGAATACGCCGATCATCATGCTGACGGCCAAGGATAATGAGATTGATAAGGTGCTGGGCCTTGAGCTCGGAGCCGACGATTATGTGACGAAGCCTTTTGGTACGCGCGAGCTGCTCGCCCGGGTGAAGGCGCATCTGCGAAGGCAGACGAAGGCGGCGGTAGCTCCTGCGGCTCAGTCCCAGGAGGAGGAGCAGCCTCGGCAAGGCTTCCGAATTCTCAGCTTGTTCATCGACACAGATATGTATGTGGTCTATAAGGACGGCGTACCGCTCGATCTCACTCACCGGGAATTTGAATTGGTGCAGTATATGGCCAAGAACAGCGGAAAGGTCATGACGCGAGAGCACCTGCTTCAAGCCGTGTGGGGCTTCGAATATTTCGGGGATGTACGTACGGTGGACGTGACGATCCGCCGGCTTAGGGAGAAGCTCGAGGACGATCCGAGCCGTCCGGAATATATTATCACCCGGCGGGGGCTCGGCTACATGATGCGCAATCCGAAAACAAACGCTGGCAGTTATTAG
- a CDS encoding M23 family metallopeptidase, translating to MTVFKIMDQFKGLLKKLRNSGAQNGSDSLAEGLRIEPVTKEQGTTALIQIKNRMIEHKWLVIKSVSTLGLIAVVAWSGNQYVQANMKDIYHVYANGDSVGTVSDPAMVEQFKQQKREQLASNGKDIRMVVQEPRLELTTDRVFGTKADDQAVLQQLDRYFSAYPVGVQLLVDGKPVGIVKDQATAKQILEQIKANAIASIQQKKEPGKVGILSAAPESSVPVETELQKADFVQNVEMKELQIEPDQLMKPDELLNKLEKGNVQPTKYTVEDGDCVSCIAKKLNIPKQVIYQNNPWISNDMIKVGEQLDLTVLQPALSVRTVEKVVENQEIQYETEYKQDDSLRLGETQVLAEGKQGLKKVTLQLTKVNGLMEEESVLSEEIVQQPVKAVVKRGTKVVRGEGSGKFAWPVVSASISSTYGMRWGAFHKGIDLTGNRNILASDNGKVEFAGVKDGYGKLVIIDHMNGYRTLYAHLSKVETTNGAIVEKGEKIGTMGSTGDSTGVHLHFEILRDQSPQNPLKFLNR from the coding sequence ATGACAGTTTTCAAGATTATGGATCAATTCAAGGGCCTGCTGAAAAAGCTTCGAAATTCTGGGGCTCAGAATGGATCCGACAGCTTGGCTGAGGGCTTAAGGATCGAACCGGTGACAAAGGAACAAGGAACAACCGCACTTATCCAAATCAAAAATCGTATGATTGAACATAAATGGCTAGTGATCAAGTCCGTATCCACATTAGGTTTAATTGCTGTTGTAGCCTGGAGCGGGAATCAGTACGTCCAAGCGAACATGAAGGATATCTATCATGTATATGCGAATGGCGACTCAGTCGGAACCGTTTCGGATCCGGCGATGGTGGAGCAGTTCAAGCAGCAGAAGCGGGAGCAGCTGGCAAGCAACGGTAAGGACATCCGCATGGTCGTGCAGGAACCGAGGCTCGAATTGACCACGGATCGGGTTTTTGGAACAAAGGCAGACGATCAAGCCGTTCTTCAGCAGTTGGATCGTTATTTTTCGGCTTATCCTGTAGGGGTACAGCTATTGGTGGATGGTAAGCCGGTAGGCATCGTGAAGGACCAGGCGACCGCCAAGCAAATCCTGGAGCAGATTAAAGCGAACGCCATTGCTTCCATACAGCAGAAGAAAGAGCCAGGGAAGGTTGGCATATTGTCGGCAGCTCCTGAAAGCAGCGTTCCGGTTGAGACGGAGCTGCAAAAAGCGGATTTTGTGCAGAATGTGGAAATGAAGGAGTTACAAATCGAGCCAGACCAGCTCATGAAGCCGGACGAGCTTCTGAATAAGCTGGAGAAGGGCAATGTGCAGCCTACGAAATATACGGTGGAAGACGGTGACTGCGTATCATGCATCGCCAAGAAGCTGAATATTCCGAAGCAGGTCATTTATCAGAATAACCCTTGGATCTCTAACGACATGATCAAAGTCGGCGAACAGCTTGACCTCACCGTTCTGCAGCCGGCACTGTCCGTGCGGACGGTAGAGAAGGTTGTGGAAAATCAGGAGATTCAATACGAAACGGAATACAAACAGGACGATAGTTTGCGTCTCGGTGAGACGCAGGTGCTTGCCGAAGGTAAGCAAGGCTTGAAGAAAGTGACCCTCCAGCTGACTAAGGTAAACGGGCTAATGGAGGAAGAGAGCGTGTTAAGCGAAGAAATCGTCCAGCAGCCTGTGAAGGCCGTCGTGAAGAGAGGAACCAAGGTTGTACGTGGGGAAGGTTCGGGTAAGTTCGCATGGCCGGTCGTTTCCGCTTCGATTTCCAGCACATACGGTATGCGTTGGGGCGCTTTCCATAAAGGGATTGATTTGACAGGGAACCGCAATATCCTCGCATCCGATAATGGCAAGGTTGAGTTTGCAGGCGTGAAGGACGGATACGGGAAATTGGTCATTATCGATCATATGAATGGATACCGTACGTTGTATGCGCATCTAAGCAAGGTTGAAACGACCAATGGTGCCATCGTGGAGAAAGGCGAAAAGATCGGAACGATGGGCAGCACCGGGGATTCCACTGGAGTGCATCTGCACTTTGAAATTTTGCGCGATCAATCGCCGCAAAATCCTCTTAAATTTTTAAACCGCTAA
- a CDS encoding adenylosuccinate synthase → MSTVVVVGTQWGDEGKGKITDFLAESAEVVARYQGGNNAGHTILINDKKYKLTMIPSGIFYEDKICIIGNGMVINPGALLEEIRYINENGFTTNNLRISDRAHVIMPYHLLLDGLEEERKGDNKIGTTRKGIGPCYMDKAARNGIRIADLMDAEEFERKVRQMVEEKNVLIEQVYGSKGLDADSIIEEYLEYAEKIRPYVTDTSVVLNDLIDDGKKVLFEGAQGVMLDIDQGTYPYVTSSNPSAGGVCIGSGVGPSKIQQIIGVAKSYTTRVGDGPFPTEQQNETGDWIRERGNEYGTVTGRPRRVGWFDSVVVRHARRVSGITGLSLNSLDVLAGLDKVKICTAYKYRGEIIEHYPASLKMLAECEAVYEELPGWTEDLSNVRKLEDLPENARRYIERVSELTGIPIAIFSVGRNREQTNLVKPIY, encoded by the coding sequence ATGTCAACGGTAGTAGTTGTCGGAACCCAATGGGGAGACGAAGGTAAAGGGAAGATTACCGACTTTCTGGCAGAGTCTGCAGAAGTTGTTGCTCGTTATCAAGGAGGCAACAATGCAGGACATACGATTCTTATTAATGATAAAAAGTATAAGCTTACGATGATTCCATCGGGCATTTTTTATGAAGATAAAATTTGTATCATCGGTAATGGTATGGTCATCAATCCAGGAGCACTGCTCGAAGAAATTCGCTACATTAACGAAAACGGCTTTACGACGAACAATCTGCGCATCAGTGACCGGGCCCACGTTATTATGCCTTATCACCTTCTGCTGGACGGTTTAGAGGAAGAGCGTAAGGGCGACAACAAGATCGGAACGACCCGTAAGGGGATCGGTCCTTGCTACATGGATAAAGCCGCTCGTAACGGAATTCGCATCGCTGATTTGATGGATGCGGAGGAGTTTGAACGGAAGGTTCGTCAGATGGTCGAAGAGAAAAACGTATTGATCGAACAAGTGTACGGATCCAAAGGTCTCGATGCCGATTCGATCATTGAGGAATATCTCGAATATGCGGAGAAAATCCGCCCTTACGTCACGGATACATCGGTTGTTCTCAATGATCTGATCGATGATGGCAAGAAGGTGCTGTTCGAGGGCGCACAGGGTGTCATGCTGGATATCGACCAAGGAACGTATCCTTATGTTACATCTTCAAATCCTTCTGCGGGCGGCGTTTGTATCGGATCCGGTGTGGGTCCGTCCAAAATTCAGCAAATCATCGGTGTAGCCAAATCCTACACAACGCGTGTCGGAGATGGTCCGTTCCCAACAGAACAACAGAATGAAACCGGTGACTGGATTCGTGAACGCGGCAATGAGTATGGTACGGTTACCGGAAGACCGCGCCGCGTCGGCTGGTTCGATAGTGTCGTTGTCCGCCATGCCCGCCGGGTGAGTGGGATTACTGGCTTGTCTTTGAACTCGCTTGATGTGCTGGCCGGTCTGGACAAAGTGAAGATTTGTACGGCCTATAAATACCGCGGTGAAATCATCGAGCATTATCCGGCCAGCTTGAAGATGTTGGCTGAATGCGAAGCGGTGTATGAGGAGCTGCCGGGCTGGACCGAGGATTTGTCCAACGTTCGCAAGCTTGAGGATTTGCCGGAGAACGCAAGACGGTACATTGAGCGAGTGTCCGAGCTGACTGGGATTCCGATTGCGATTTTCTCCGTTGGGCGTAACCGTGAGCAAACCAACCTGGTGAAGCCAATTTACTAA